The Bombus vancouverensis nearcticus chromosome 11, iyBomVanc1_principal, whole genome shotgun sequence DNA window TTACACGTTTGATATCTTATTTCTTATGTCCGTGTTTGTCTATAGCGTTTACATGAATTGATCACGCGAATACAAAGTTCGTGTATCGTCTCATACGCGATATGGAAAAAATCGTATCCGCGTAACTGACATTCCCAGTGCAAAAGCTTAAGATTTCCATTGATATTGTTTCCAGCTGATTTTCCGTAAACTAACTTCAGCTTCGATACAGGACTGGTCTGGCAAAATTGCCGCAGGCGATGGTAGAGCCGGTGCTGTTCCCACATTTTCCTTTACAGCATCAGAGGCAGGAACTAGAGGTACGATACCCGGATTGGAAACCGAAAGTGCCAAAGGCGCTACCACCGGTGATGTATTGCCACTTATAGAGCGGGTTTGGGGTGATCTGCAAGAATAACAGTTATCTCTTttaattcgatgaaatattATTCTCCTACGTTTATTTTAATCGAACGTAAAATCCGAACAGATATCCTCGGTTTAAATACTCGAATATTTTTGCATTGATCAAGGCAACTGGTGACAAAGTAGACGCTATGGAAGATTGCTGTCCGCGTAGAACGTGAATTAACGACATTAAGCACAATGAAAGCGAACACGGTAATAATTGACACCGCAACCTATCGCTACTGTATGAATATTAAGTCATTCGGCTGTGCCAGTGTTCGAAGAAGTACATCTATTATTTATAATGAGCGTTTTCTACTCTAAAgtataaataaagtataaagtactCTACGTTAAAGTATAAATAATGTAACTTAATTCCCGACCTTAAGATCATCTAATTTATTGGCGAGTTACATAAGCACGCAAGAATAATGGCCAGACACacgcgaaccaacgaaatttctTCGTCCGTTTTTCTCAACGCTAATATTCTCGTAATCGTGTAACGACATCCTTACATGGCGCGCCTCTTCAAGCGAAAAATCAGCCTGGAAATCCCCTTCCCGTCGATTCTTTTGTTGTTCCTGCCTTTTCTTATCGTTAGGCTGACTAATCCGCCGCGCATGAGATTACCTCTTCTCGTTCTGGATTCCGAAATAGAATGAATAAACTTAGCCACAACTTCCACTTGCAGAGGACCACCGCTGACCGTTACTTCATGCTCCAGGAGGTAAGCCGAGGCATTTCCGCGAAATTTCTCCGTCGATCTGATTGCCCAGCAACTCTTCAACTTCCAACTGGGACAGCTCTTTGTCATCTCGACTACTCGCTTTTTCGATTCTATCAACGTTCCCAAAAAGAATTTCCTTCAAGCATATATTCTCGTGAAAAGATTCGCCGTTCCCTTCACAGATTTCTTTCGACTTTTCATTCGCTCTTTCATGAATATATGCAATCTGAATACGCGAACGCTCGACCAATTTCCGATTCTTTCTTCGCCCATTCGTATAAATTTCAATGTTAATCGATCGCTTCCTGCTGGTTCAGCCTCGGACAGCGTTCGTCCTTTGgcaaatacatttttattatcgtcgtcgtcgtcgtcgttgtcgtcgtctgTTGCCTCGATTTCTCGAGAACGGTTTACAGTTACGTCAGTCTCTCGGTTATCGATAAGATTTGTTTGAAACGTAGGCAGCTTTAAGCCTTATTCGCAACTGAGGTccgatcgatcgttcgaaagTCTCGATTGGAGAAGGCTGAGGTCGGATACGATCGGTAGGAATCTGATCGCTATTGGTACGCGACTCTGCTGCGAACCGGATATCTCTAGTTTCGACTTTGCTCGCAGTCAcgcgaaatttcaaaaaaataatgcGATCCTCTCTCTCGATGATGGCTGTGTACTCCTATTGTCTCTCCTCCTTTCTCTCCTTCATCTCTCGAAGGTTCCAGCGACCTCTACAATatctcctctttttctttcccgAGCTAGGTAAGTCGCGAATAATTCCAGAAACTACCAACTAAATCGGCAGCCACCTGCGTTCGTTCTGATCGAAATGTGTAGTCGATTACGTGACAGGCAACTTCTCGAAGACCTCTCTCGTTCACCAATCAACCGGCAAATCGTTCGGCCGCATCTTTAAGCGATTGTTCGTATTCCTATTCGATTCTTCCTGTTCCTTGTCCACTGTTATAGAAATGAAATTGCCATCGGGCAAGCTATATCCTTTCTACACGACAAATGGCTTCTAATCGCGAGGGTAAGCGAAAATtctgtttcttatttttccccGATTGCGTTACGTGATTTAACCAAGTTCCTCGTTCGTTGATTTTTTAAAACGGCCTTCTAACGTTTATCGTGAGTCAACATCCGATTTGCTGTTATCGATATCTTTGGTCTTCGTGCCCGCGATGAGACGAGTTGTATCGAAGATACAAGATTCCGCGTTAACGCGGTTTCGAAAGGAAGTTTCACGTGGAAACGTAGGTGTATGTCAGTTCAAGGCTGAATCGAACCGCCCTGGCATCAGCTTTTCGGCGGCCAGGCTGCTCGTCATCTAAGGAAGTGATCCTGGCGTGACAGGAGCACCTGACTGGCCAGGATCTCACGCACAACCACGCTCTGATCGTCGACGCGTAACGATTCGAGATCGAGGATACTCGACGCGCGAGACGATTCCGGACGATTAGCTGGAAAACGAAATTCTACACCGGACGAGGGCATTCCAACGGCGTGTAGCGGCTTCACTCTCGATTCGATGCCCGATCAATAATATTTCGCCAATCTGGAGTGTTCTTTGCTCGTTGTTGCGCTATGGTTACGTAGAAAAGTAGCCGAATCACAATGTGTGACGCATGCGAGCCACGGACTTCCTCTTTACGCAAAAATTATCGTCGTCGCGATCCCTCGGACATCACACGTCCGCTTTCGATCGCGTCTGTCTTCCTGtttccctttattttccctCTTCGACGTTCGTTTTACTACGCGTCGATACGCAATATCAGTTCTCGATCGACGTGATTCAGTTCGCTATCGATGCTCACGATCTCCGCCAGGAAGCGTGGACAGCTCTCTGTTCCGGGATTCGtgtacaatttatttttaaattcacgGTCGATGCAGTAATCCGTGTGGTATCTTGCCGGTGCTTTATTCGTCGAAGGACGTAGACCCGTGCGCCGGAACGAACGGAAAACCAAGATCTCACCGGTTGTTAAATTATTTCACAAGGTAGAAATCGTAGCACTTATTCCCGTGCATGGTGCACTCGACCTCTGGCCGAGGATTACCGCTACGACACTGACCAGTCCACGCGAAATCGAATACTCTTTGAACGTTGAACGTGTATCACGCTTCCGTTGCCGCGTTTCGTTCCCCTTTCGTGCTTAAAGAGAAAACCTTCGATCACGTCCGCTTCTGCCAACCAGCGAGTAAAAATGGTCCGCAGAAACGAGCAATAACGAGTGTGTATCGATTACTCGCCGGGATAATCGCGACCAGCGATCGCCTCGCAGTAGGATCAGCCAGCTATAGTACGTCGCAGTGGAACGTAGCGAATCACACGAAAAGATAGTCACCGATCACCGTTTTATTTATAAACAAGCGTTCTCAGCGGTAGATCATGTCTGCGATTCTCACTGGGTTCCGTTTTTGTCGATTATCTTCTCGTCCACCAACAACGTGTCCCGTTCCCGGCGTAGTATCGCGACgcacgcaaaaaaaaaaagtaaaaagaaggtGGGAGAGAACGACGGAATAAGCAGAGGAACGAGCGGCTCACGAGCGGTATATCGCGAAAAGACCAAACGATTCCGACGAAAGAGGCTGATGGATAAACGGAGAACCGAAGCGGCTGCGCGGCGATGCGTGTATCGTGTAGCGTTCTGAATTTATTTGTCGTCGAGGTTGTCTCTCTCTATTACTCGGAGCATCGTTGTCGGCTCTACCAGATGCCGGCTTGTGCCAGTTCGAGCCAGTTTCGCGACTCCCGTGCTGGCACCTCCTCTTCCACCACCTTATCCCAAGCCTCCTATCGTCCATTGCCATTACCATCGCCACGCTTTCAGCCACCACTTTGCGAACTACTTTTACCTCCTCCACCTCCGATTCATCATCAATCCCCCTACCTTCGATCCCACGCTCGTTCCAAGAGAAACGGCAACGCAGCGCTGCATTTCTGCATTGCAAGCAAACCAGCTGCATCATGCAACGTGGCTGTGCATCGGTCTTTCTCTCGAGAGGATCGTTCTACTCGCGATTTTCTTCCTCGATCGTCTCTTACGTACGCGACCTTTATGGATTTTTCTGTCGTTTCTGACTTTCCCGACTCGGATGTCCAGAACGACCATGAAACACCTGGCCCTCTTGCTTCCGCTCAATAACACGAACGACACGATATTCTTTGTCTTTCCGTTATCATGATAGCTATTAATAGAGCGACGATGGAGGAAAAATGGCAATCGTACGACGGAATTCCTCGATACTCGTATTTACGTTTAATCGTCGTTATCGTAAAAAGTAGTGACATTGAGAGCGCGCGGACTTTGATGCATTGCAGAATTAATGTCGCATTATCGAACGTCGTTCGCATAAAAAATACTTgcgattttttatttcatttttctgaAAGAACGACGGTACTAATAAGATCGTGTCACGCTTTGTTTAGTTTCGACAGAGTAGGTCGGTCGATGCAAATTGTTGTTTAATTAGGCGAAATAACAGAAACTCGTAATATCCAGAACGAGCCGGTTAATTTACATGGCAACATACATTCACCGACACGTTGTGTAATCATATTTTACAACGATATGAAATAAACGTGTAACCCGGAAAAAGCTAAGCAGCAACAGGTACATATTACTACAGGGAAAAAGACGGTGATATGATTTGTTGTGTCGATGTAAACTGGTAGCCTCTTGTGTAAAGATCAAGGAGAAAAAATGTCTATCAACAAACATCGATCCTAACATACAGTAGCGACAGACGCTAGGGgtcaaacaaaataaaaaaaaaatcgaacatGGCGGTTCACACTTGTTCATGCGTATCTACGAAAAGAATTGTACAGAAAGTCATCGTGATTACGTCGCAGATCACAGGAGGAATGAAATGAAAACAAGATTAATGTTTGCACTTACACTGCCTCTGTTGACGCATAGGGGCTCCCTCCATTTTGTGTGACCAAATTGGATGGCGATAACGAGTCTAGGGGAATCTGTAATCAAACAGCATCCAACCTGGTTTATTCTTTGCCAGAGAGAAGCATGAAATGACGACTTACGTCGGACAGAACCGTGCAGTCGTAGCTTGGCTGGTACTTGTCCTGTTCGTGTGCCGGCCGTCGCAGTATCTTGTCCCGATCTTGCTTATGTTTGCGATCAGCACCTTTCAACTTGAAGACCTTTACCTGGCAAGATGCAGCGTGCAAACGAGGGCCTCCCGGTAGTCGCGTTTCCACTTGGATCCGAAATGGCACGCCTTTTTCCCCACCATGTTTCTTGGGCGTGAATTCAGTGCTAATACAGTTCACCTAAGGTGCAACAATCGAATACCATTTTAGTTTCAGGGTTGGTTTCACGCACCCTTTGGTAAACCAGTTTGACACTACCACGCGAATTTCCTTTTCAACTATACAAAGATTTTAGAAAACTGTACATTAATATACACTAAGATTTTCCATTTTCTTAAAACGTTAAAAGTCTTTTTCTCGGTTGAAAGTACATGTAACGCAAAATGATGAATCGCAAAATGGTCAACATTTGATGGAAAGAGCAACGTTTTGAAACAAAGGAGAATAGATAATTAGCTGTAATTGCGGttgatcttcttttttttatttgcaaATCCCTTTCCTGCACCTTTATATAAACGCCGACTTCCTTGGTGGGGTCCCACATGAATTCCACGCTATTATTGGACGGGGACGGTTGACAAACGTCTACCATCCCATAACTAAGGGGAACATCGACCTCGAGCAATCTTTCACCGGGTCTTGCGCGTTGCCATGCGAGCATCTGTTCCCGTTCAGTGTACTGAAGTCTCCTCTCGTGGAAGCAAATGCGTATTGTCGACTGAAACAAAAACGTTGGATGTCCCTTCAGAGACGTTGTAGCACCGTTTGGGTGACTCACATCTTTCGAACGTCCAGGACCTTTATGAGCTCATTTGGGTTGTTACGCGTGAAGAACAAGGGAGatgtattaataatatatcgGTGATacgatgatgataataatgataataattgcTAAATTTTGTCTTCGTATTACATGATTCCTGTCGCCAACGACAGACAAGAAATCATCGCAACCATCATACTGCAACCAGTATGAGCTCGTTTGATTTCGTTTTGAGAAACTAATACGTTTTTTAAGATGTTGCTACCCAAACATAGACGATCTCCTGATCTATTCTAGGGAACCCGTAATGAGTGACCAAGTACCTTCAAAATCTTCCCGCGATATGCCGACAGATCGCCCAATTTCTTCAATTTGATCTCGTACGATTGACCTTGATTCAGGTAGGTGAGCGTCTCTTCGTTGACTTTCGTCGCAATGCTCGTGGCAGCCGCAAGCACGTATTGGAAACTATAAGAAACGTTACTCTGCCGTTAGTCAATAAAATTCTTAACTCTTACTATATAATCGCGTGACTTTCGTATCCGCGCTAGCGTGAAAATCACACTACATTTCGTGCGTTTTATTTTATAAGCATTTTAACTTAGAATATTCGGCTACGCTGTACATTATATCGTTGGAAAGTTGCAGTAAAAATCAATCACCTACCGGCAGTCCTCGTTGAGTTCGTTTCCTTGTTGAGAGGATGAAACGTGGTTTCCCGAGGACGATGTTGGAGGATACTCCTCGTTCGAGGAGTAAAGCAACTGATGAAGACTAGCTGCTGTCTGCCCATTATTGTTACTGTCAGCCTCGACAGAGCCGTTCGAGTTGTTCGCTGGTGCCGAATTAATTGTTCTCTGTGACACGTGGTTTAAACTGAAGCAAACATTGAACGAGAAAAGAACATCAATCCTATGTGCATTCCTATAACGTTCGTTACGTTCACACGGAGGCCTGTAAGGTTGTGCGTATATGTACTTCTAATAGCAATTGTCGCGCTTCTCCGAGATTAACG harbors:
- the gem gene encoding transcription factor CP2 like gemini isoform X3, translated to MELEFIMDGGADALNGTIWFPNTPSPPYEQLSPVRQNRCDPIATQHDKYNSPKDSPEDSVQIRSSSESPEHLSPSSDNSPNCQQSSLKRRAGEPLPQITELEKKHARRDGSVGNNGPGQGWSTQVEELAEHLAADFDGSLSALAASDLATAVASYNMSEALLALPSLTVFKQEAPSPENQQNSNLNHVSQRTINSAPANNSNGSVEADSNNNGQTAASLHQLLYSSNEEYPPTSSSGNHVSSSQQGNELNEDCRFQYVLAAATSIATKVNEETLTYLNQGQSYEIKLKKLGDLSAYRGKILKGHPTFLFQSTIRICFHERRLQYTEREQMLAWQRARPGERLLEVDVPLSYGMVDVCQPSPSNNSVEFMWDPTKEVGVYIKVNCISTEFTPKKHGGEKGVPFRIQVETRLPGGPRLHAASCQVKVFKLKGADRKHKQDRDKILRRPAHEQDKYQPSYDCTVLSDIPLDSLSPSNLVTQNGGSPYASTEAVSPQTRSISGNTSPVVAPLALSVSNPGIVPLVPASDAVKENVGTAPALPSPAAILPDQSCIEAEAPSCLAQLSPDANAAQTTTWLRASRFNAFESTFASFSASDILRLSRDDLIQICGLADGIRLFNALHSKAPTPKLTLYFSLEDNGSLWRVAYLDSLTSSALINKLLNTLSLPHDRLHSVLFLGPQGIHVIVTDELVANMKDESMYFVETIKDNTSERYKLLLKPSSRS
- the gem gene encoding transcription factor CP2 like gemini isoform X1, with product MELEFIMDGGADALNGTIWFPNTPSPPYEQLSPVRQNRCDPIATQHASMGYHSPQNSLWQDKYNSPKDSPEDSVQIRSSSESPEHLSPSSDNSPNCQQSSLKRRAGEPLPQITELEKKHARRDGSVGNNGPGQGWSTQVEELAEHLAADFDGSLSALAASDLATAVASYNMSEALLALPSLTVFKQEAPSPENQQNSNLNHVSQRTINSAPANNSNGSVEADSNNNGQTAASLHQLLYSSNEEYPPTSSSGNHVSSSQQGNELNEDCRFQYVLAAATSIATKVNEETLTYLNQGQSYEIKLKKLGDLSAYRGKILKGHPTFLFQSTIRICFHERRLQYTEREQMLAWQRARPGERLLEVDVPLSYGMVDVCQPSPSNNSVEFMWDPTKEVGVYIKVNCISTEFTPKKHGGEKGVPFRIQVETRLPGGPRLHAASCQVKVFKLKGADRKHKQDRDKILRRPAHEQDKYQPSYDCTVLSDIPLDSLSPSNLVTQNGGSPYASTEAVSPQTRSISGNTSPVVAPLALSVSNPGIVPLVPASDAVKENVGTAPALPSPAAILPDQSCIEAEAPSCLAQLSPDANAAQTTTWLRASRFNAFESTFASFSASDILRLSRDDLIQICGLADGIRLFNALHSKAPTPKLTLYFSLEDNGSLWRVAYLDSLTSSALINKLLNTLSLPHDRLHSVLFLGPQGIHVIVTDELVANMKDESMYFVETIKDNTSERYKLLLKPSSRS